A genome region from Myroides fluvii includes the following:
- a CDS encoding helix-turn-helix domain-containing protein translates to MSVLFIKNMVCNRCTLMVQQTVEKLGLTIKAIKLGEVEVEQEPSPKERDALNEALLALGFYLIDDKKSQLIARVKTSIVELVHHRDNALKMNVSDFLSQELGHDYNYVSNLFSEVEGKTIEKYLIAQKVEKIKELLVYDELTLSEIAHQLNYSSVAYLSNQFKKVTGLTPSHFKKIRENKRKPLDEV, encoded by the coding sequence ATGAGCGTACTATTTATTAAAAATATGGTGTGTAATCGCTGCACGTTAATGGTTCAACAAACAGTTGAAAAACTGGGATTGACAATCAAAGCGATTAAATTAGGGGAAGTAGAAGTAGAACAGGAACCAAGTCCTAAAGAAAGAGATGCATTAAATGAAGCTTTGTTGGCCTTGGGGTTCTATCTAATCGATGATAAAAAAAGTCAGCTAATTGCCCGTGTTAAAACAAGTATTGTTGAGCTGGTACACCATCGAGATAATGCATTAAAAATGAATGTATCTGATTTTTTGAGTCAAGAGCTGGGACATGATTACAACTATGTATCTAATTTGTTTTCGGAAGTGGAAGGAAAAACAATAGAGAAGTATTTGATTGCTCAAAAAGTAGAGAAAATAAAGGAGTTATTGGTGTATGATGAATTGACACTAAGTGAGATTGCCCATCAACTTAATTACTCTAGTGTGGCATATTTAAGCAATCAGTTTAAGAAAGTGACAGGGTTAACACCTAGTCATTTCAAGAAAATACGCGAAAATAAAAGAAAACCACTAGACGAAGTATAA